The Panicum hallii strain FIL2 chromosome 5, PHallii_v3.1, whole genome shotgun sequence genome contains the following window.
ATGGAGGCGCAGGTGAGGCAGCGCTACGACATGCCGGAGGACGCCGAGGTGTACGACACGCTCAACGCCCTGGCCCGGGAGAAGGAGGTGGGTGGTGTGGTGCTTGTCGTTTGATCCATGGCTTGCTTATTATTACCGTGCGTCCAGCTCTGCAAGCTGTGGCGGATCGGGGGTgatattttttttctcttcgTGTTCCATGATCGATCATCAGCTGTGCGTGGTGGTGAAGATGTACTGGGGCGACCCGAGGGAGAAGGTGTGCGACGCGGTGGGGGAGCTCAACCTCGAGTCGCTCGTCATGGGCAGCCGTGGCCTCGGCCAGATCCAGAGGTACAGTACACTGCAGCAATAGCATTAGCAATAATCTTATTTCCTGGACAGGATGAACCATCTATCAGTTTACTGTCTGCTCGTCTCAAAGCTTTGAGATTCATCAGGAGATGCCATTCATCAGACGACATGATGGAACATGCTCTACCATTTCATTCCTAGCTGTGCCTAATTTTCCTGACCGAGCATTTTATCTGTTCGCCAACCTACAGGATTCTGCTGGGTAGTGTGACGAACTACGTGCTGTCTAACGCATCATGCCCTGTGACCGTCGTCAAGTCAAAGTAGTGAGTGTCATCTACAGCTACAGGGATACAATCTGCAACTAGAACATGCATGGACAAAGATCACAGAATAACCTCGATGTATTGCATCTTACTTCAGCTGTTATTACTACGTATCGTGTAGTATCCATCTGTCATTTGTTGCCTCTGGACATGACTAAATCAAGGATGAATTTGTTTGTGGCCTAAATTTATAGCTGGTTTCCGGGTCGCCTGGCACACTGACATTCAAATTGCTCCCGTCAAATTTGAATCAGACGCTCCCAAAATCTGGGGAATTGACAAATTTTGCAGTTTTCTCTTAGTGATTTTCAGACAGCATGGTCGTCATGCTGCATGCCGGTTAAAAATTGACAATAAACTTTGGTCGAAACAAACTACTTTTTTGAGGTGCATGCATTCTGAAGTCTGAAACTCTGAACCAAACCAAACCTTCTTGAAACAAGCAATTCCAAGAACACCAGAGATCTCCCTTCAGTTCTTTATTACTACTCAAGGACGGAAGCTACATACTACAGAGAACATACATACAAGCATCCTCTGATTCAAGTTACAAAACTATAGTGCAAGAAAAATTTAAACGCGGAAGCATCTGCAAGAGGAGGGCGAAAGAAAGCAAAGAACAGGCTCACACCGTCAGATGTAGAGATGAGGCTCCAGGATGACGAGGAAGAGCATGAGCAGCAGGAAGTAGATAATGGCGTGGACGAGCATGGACGGCAAGCTGGTCTTGAGGTTCATGAGGTCGACCGGGCGATGCCGGCCGGGCATCTGCAGGACGCCGCCCGGGCACAGCAGCGCGAACAGCGCCGTCGCGATGATCGACGGCGCCCAGTCCCTCATCGCTGCTACCCTGCTATGCAGGCACGGCCCTGTTCCACTGGCAGGGAGAGCGAGAGAGCCAGAGGAGGAGGAACGGAACAAGTGGAAGAGGTCAGGTCCGCTTGCTTAGgacatggaagatatgctctgGTGATAGAATAGAAAGGTGGAGGGAAAGCATGGCATCGGGCACCGAGCACACTGTACGCCTGTCGACGAGGGAATCAGTGGACTGACTGATTGGGGAGGCGTCATCATGGTGGCGAATGGGAACTTTTTGCGCATGGAAACGGGGCTTTTGCGGTGGGAATGGGATTGGTTGGGGGCTATCGTGTCTCGGCAAGCTTAGCACGGCGGCCGGATAAGTGTTCACAATACTCTAGTACTAGTATTTTGGAAGAGTTTGATACTTTGATTGGTGGCCGGGGTGTGACTTCTGCTGACGAAACGAACCGAGCTATTCAGCCCGAGCAGTTTGTGAACTGAAATTTCCTGAAATTCAAGTTTTTCTGCAGCTGTTGACACGCACGAGACGAACGGGATGTTTCGAAGCCGAAATTCAGTTTCGTGAGGTTTTACAAGGGCATTTACGGTTACGGATGCCATACGGAAACATCCTGTCTCGTCATTTTGCTTTCAGCGAAACTGCGCGCTCCTGGTCATGGTCCGCGGCATGTGAGGTGTTGCTTCAGGATTGCTGCTCTTGCGCCACGGCCGGTGCCGGTGAAGTGATCGAGTCCGCACGCGTGCCTTGTCGTTCCGGAGCTACGCTTCACATCCGGCGTGTGACGTCCATAAGGGGCGGTGTTTGAGACCTGTTTTGAAGGAAGGCATCCTTGTCGTCCAGCTCCCGGTTGCCTCATGAAGCTCCCATGCTCTCATCACTCCCAGCCACGTTCCCAGTTTTTCAGACGTGATTCAGGGAAAAAGAAAGTTGTCCTGCattcatttttttttgaaaggaagTGCATTAGTGAGTAGCACGAGTTCATCATCAAGCGGAGGCCCGTCACCGGCCACGGGGGCGCGGCAGGCACATGCTTTCCGCTTGGACACCCGGATGCTATGCTACTAACCTGGGCACCTAGCCAAACGCTGACAAGGACCAGATGCTAAACCTAAACACGCGAATCAGATGCGCTTCCCACAGGCTTCCAAGCGAAGACTGATTTTTCTGTAGCCTTTTCTTACCTTGTCCCCAGTTCAGAGGAGCCCAGCTCCTGGCCTGGATTAGTTTTTAACTCCGGATAAAGCTAGCTTATCTCACTCAGAACAGGCAGTACTGAGGAAGAGATCTCGCCTCGTCAGAAGTTGTATGCACGTAGCCGCAGCAAGACATCTCATCTTGTCAGAACTCAGATCAATGGCTGTATGCTTGCAGCAGCCGGTCTTGCAACGCATGAACAGTGGTTGGAAGTGGCCAGACGCCGGCAGCCTGGCACAGTGGCACGAACCGGCGCACCAGAAACCAGCACGCCGAAGATTCAAACGGAACACCGGGCGAGCCCGCGCGCACTCGCCAGAATTCAGGAACCTGCCCGTGTGCGTACGCCGAGCGTCGAGCGAGGCCGAGGCGCTCGTCCTGCGGCGGCCCTGACCGAGGAAGCAAAGCATCATGGCTTCCTGCGCCACCGCCGCGGCGTGCTCTGCTCCGCGTCGCAGACGATGGAGCCAAAGCCCGTGCTGGACCGGGGACAGGGTACGCCGCGACAAGCGAGGCTAGCTTCGCTTCCCGTTGGAGTTGGGCCCGGCGGTCCCGAGCGGAGCTTTCctgtttccttttctttttggcTGCTGCGGCAGTGGCACGCATCGCGCCAACGGCTATTggcccgctgctgctgctgggggaCCTCGGAACGTTCTCTGTTGCGCAGGCCTGGTGCCTGTATCGGGAAACAGGACGCAGGAGTACATGCTCCCCATTGACATTTTCTTAAACGTTGGAGGTGACAGGCTGACTGGCACTCCTGACACCCGCTGTCACTGCCCAAGCAGTCAAGCCCCTTGTTTAATGACCTTTTATTTATTCTAACACAAGTTCTGACGTCTTTTGCTCCCTCGACAAGTCAAGCGCGCTCGTGCTTACCAGGCTGTGGCTGACTGATCTCAATGAAAGGTAAAGGCCAAATAAATCCACAGCAAAACACCTGTAAAATCGGAGGGGTTTATGACTGGCAGCTTTAGAAGCATTTCGTTCAGACAGGCGGGAGACGCTGCTGCTGTACCGACGGAACCATGACTGCGCTAGGATACGATCCAGAGTGGCCCCGATCGGATCAGGGCCTGCTACCACTACCAGTGGCGAGTGTGTTTCTTCGCTTCCGGTGGAAGTGAGCTGAGTGACACCAACAACCCAGCGCTGAAAAATTTGAGGCGGTTAGGGGACAGATTAGTTGTAACGACGAGTACTCTTTTCTCCGTCCATCATGAGCTCATGGCCTCCTTTGCGTGCCTGCCTGCCACCGATTCTTCCGTGTGGCATTACTACTTCTTCTTGGGTTCTCACTTCTTACCGAGGATTTCGAGCTCTCATCACACCTCCAGCGTGCCTGCACGAGAGAGGGGAGCGTGCCGGCCCTCACGCCGATCCGGCCGCCCCATTATTCCCACGCCTTGCTCCCGCCCCGTAACCCAGCAGGCCAGCAGTAACCGTTGccggctgccgctgccgccccgccCGTGCCATCCCCTCTTCGGCGTCTCCCCGCTGAAAAGTGAGCCCAGCCAACGGTCACTCTTCCCCATCGACCAGCCACACTTTTTAAAGCCCCCGCCCCCCGTCCCGAGACGGCGAGACCGGAACGCCAAGAGGAGCCCGGACAAGCCACTCCGCTCCACTCCCCCCGCTCGAATCGCGCACCAGAGCGCGCCCACCACGCCCTCGCCTCGTCGCACGCGGCGCGCTCGGGGGGCCGGCCGAGGAACGGAGCAGCGCCGGCACTTCACTGCAAGCAGCACGGTGCACGACGACGCcaccggcgcgcgcgcgcgtacggGCACGTGTTGGGGCTTGCTCCGCGACAATCCTGAGCTCGATAGAGGGAGAGCAGGTGCGAGTGGCCTGTGGGGGGATGGGgagcgcgggggaggaggaggagagggaggcccG
Protein-coding sequences here:
- the LOC112892041 gene encoding universal stress protein PHOS32-like translates to MAERRIGVAMDFSPSSKKALRWAADNLVRKGDTLVLLHVRHHGRVESKNVLWSHTGSPLIPLEELMEAQVRQRYDMPEDAEVYDTLNALAREKELCVVVKMYWGDPREKVCDAVGELNLESLVMGSRGLGQIQRILLGSVTNYVLSNASCPVTVVKSK